One window from the genome of [Mycobacterium] stephanolepidis encodes:
- a CDS encoding phosphodiester glycosidase family protein yields MGISPFSRLRRPTSGRRLITATFGMMLIAALPVPATHNTARAEAAHDAVLAAIANTKGTFLVYNFGGGNPAPFRNAAGSEYTLDNGGHLMVIKSASSRLRANLLVDTHSGYQSRCERDARARTSEGLWQASETYKPMAAWTLMGKPTFIINANFFDVRGQQGGTWKSTGCTSPLGAYVDTANGSANYNKQVTGTRVYAGKQALSGGDEIWTALATMVFSPGSAPEVIASAGPKDYGYATAPLEGLMDKGVQFVAVSGLKLLLPGFTEQLNDPGPAAARTALGYKSATDELMVFQGGSYTPDNLQDLYRGLGVDKAIALDGGGSSAIVLRRDAGGMWAGYGSPKGNCDTTYTLCDAAGGVGRALPSWLGFS; encoded by the coding sequence GTGGGCATTTCACCCTTTTCTCGCCTTCGGCGACCCACTTCCGGACGTCGCCTGATCACCGCCACCTTCGGCATGATGCTGATAGCCGCGTTGCCCGTTCCAGCCACCCACAACACCGCCCGCGCCGAGGCGGCTCACGATGCGGTGCTCGCGGCCATCGCCAACACCAAGGGCACCTTCCTGGTCTACAACTTCGGAGGCGGCAACCCGGCGCCGTTCCGTAACGCCGCGGGTAGCGAGTACACGCTGGACAACGGCGGCCACCTGATGGTCATCAAGAGCGCCTCATCACGGCTGCGCGCAAACCTGTTGGTGGACACCCACTCTGGATATCAGTCCCGATGTGAACGCGATGCACGCGCGCGTACCTCCGAAGGTCTGTGGCAGGCCTCCGAGACATACAAGCCGATGGCCGCCTGGACGCTCATGGGCAAGCCCACCTTCATCATCAACGCCAACTTCTTTGACGTCCGCGGCCAACAGGGCGGCACCTGGAAGAGCACCGGATGCACCTCCCCCCTGGGCGCCTATGTCGATACCGCCAACGGCAGCGCCAACTACAACAAGCAGGTCACCGGAACGCGGGTGTACGCGGGGAAACAGGCACTCTCCGGCGGTGACGAGATCTGGACGGCGCTGGCCACCATGGTCTTTTCTCCGGGTTCGGCGCCCGAGGTCATCGCCTCCGCAGGACCGAAGGACTATGGGTATGCCACCGCACCTCTAGAAGGTCTGATGGACAAGGGAGTTCAGTTCGTCGCGGTAAGCGGCTTGAAGCTCTTGCTTCCGGGATTCACCGAACAGCTGAACGACCCGGGCCCGGCCGCCGCCCGCACCGCACTCGGCTACAAATCCGCGACCGACGAACTGATGGTCTTCCAAGGCGGCAGTTACACCCCTGACAACCTCCAGGACCTCTACCGCGGACTGGGTGTCGACAAGGCCATCGCACTCGACGGCGGCGGCTCATCGGCCATCGTGCTGCGTCGCGATGCCGGTGGCATGTGGGCCGGATATGGTTCACCCAAAGGCAATTGCGATACCACCTACACCTTGTGCGATGCCGCGGGCGGCGTCGGCCGGGCGCTGCCCAGCTGGCTGGGATTCAGCTAG
- a CDS encoding long-chain-fatty-acid--CoA ligase: MQFTQWLHRALQQDPKRPITIDQGRERTVEQFADRVARLAAGLRSLGVRPGDRVGMLSLNSDRYVEYLTAVPWLGTALNAVNIRWSLAEIGYSLRESGTRVLLVDDVFKAAAAPLRTACACLDTVIYCGDGPTPEDMIGYEDLLAAHEPIDDTRTGGASLLGVFYTGGTTGNPKGVMLSHDNVLTSAMGSLSTGNFLTRGGRLLHSAPMFHMADFSAVMAGNLSGSTHVIIPSFTPQGVLDAVVKHDVQDMLLVPTMIQMLVDHPAAAELDLSGIRGITYGASVISEAVLQRAKQVFPNARFTQAYGMTEVSPVATLLLPDDHDDPALLRSAGRAAPHCEVKIVDPDDNEVSRGEIGEVIVKGDNVMLGYWELPDESAKAIRSGWMHTGDAGRMDDRGYVYIVDRIKDMVVTGGENVYSAEVENALAKHPAVAACAVIGIPDEQWGERVHAVIVKQTEAACCDSDLQEHCRAHIANYKVPRSFEFVDELPLSGAGKILKRVLRQKYWEKRDAGVS, from the coding sequence ATGCAATTCACCCAGTGGCTGCACCGTGCCCTACAGCAGGACCCGAAACGCCCCATCACGATCGACCAGGGGCGGGAACGCACCGTGGAGCAGTTCGCCGACCGTGTCGCCCGGCTGGCCGCGGGCCTTCGATCACTCGGCGTCCGACCGGGCGACCGGGTGGGCATGCTGTCGCTGAACTCCGACCGTTACGTCGAATACCTCACCGCGGTGCCGTGGTTGGGCACCGCACTGAACGCCGTCAACATCCGCTGGAGCCTTGCCGAGATCGGGTACTCCCTGCGCGAGTCGGGCACCCGCGTGCTGCTGGTCGACGACGTGTTCAAGGCTGCTGCCGCGCCCTTGCGCACCGCGTGCGCATGCCTGGACACCGTCATCTACTGCGGTGACGGTCCGACACCCGAGGACATGATCGGGTATGAGGACCTCCTGGCCGCACACGAACCCATCGACGACACCCGTACCGGCGGCGCCAGCCTGCTGGGCGTCTTCTACACCGGCGGAACCACCGGAAACCCCAAGGGCGTCATGCTGTCTCACGACAATGTGCTGACGTCGGCGATGGGGTCGCTGTCCACCGGCAATTTCCTCACCCGGGGCGGTCGGCTGCTGCATTCGGCACCGATGTTCCACATGGCCGACTTCAGCGCCGTGATGGCGGGGAACCTGTCCGGTTCCACGCATGTGATCATCCCGTCGTTCACACCGCAGGGGGTGCTGGATGCCGTCGTCAAACATGACGTCCAGGACATGTTGTTGGTGCCCACCATGATTCAGATGCTGGTCGATCATCCGGCGGCCGCCGAGCTCGACCTCAGCGGTATCCGCGGAATCACTTACGGCGCCTCGGTCATCTCCGAGGCGGTGTTACAGCGAGCCAAGCAGGTGTTCCCCAACGCGCGATTCACCCAGGCCTATGGGATGACCGAGGTGTCTCCCGTGGCGACGCTGTTGCTACCCGATGATCATGACGACCCCGCGCTGCTGCGCTCGGCGGGACGCGCGGCGCCGCACTGCGAGGTCAAGATCGTCGACCCGGATGACAACGAGGTGTCGCGCGGCGAGATAGGCGAGGTAATCGTCAAGGGCGACAACGTCATGCTCGGCTATTGGGAGCTACCCGATGAGTCGGCAAAGGCCATCCGGAGCGGGTGGATGCACACCGGCGACGCCGGCCGGATGGACGACCGGGGCTACGTATACATCGTCGATCGCATCAAAGACATGGTGGTGACCGGAGGCGAGAACGTCTACTCGGCCGAGGTAGAGAATGCACTGGCCAAACATCCGGCGGTGGCGGCATGCGCGGTGATCGGCATCCCCGACGAGCAGTGGGGGGAACGCGTGCACGCCGTCATCGTCAAACAGACGGAAGCCGCGTGCTGCGATAGCGACTTGCAGGAGCATTGCCGCGCGCACATCGCCAACTACAAGGTGCCGCGCAGCTTCGAGTTCGTCGACGAGCTTCCCCTGTCGGGAGCCGGAAAGATTCTCAAACGAGTTCTCCGCCAGAAATATTGGGAGAAAAGAGACGCCGGAGTCTCCTGA
- a CDS encoding MlaD family protein → MIGLRRLAGPVVAVAVLLTSGCSTNGLASLPLPAPGMSGGSYGLKAIFTNILNLPSRAKVKLGGADIGEVDSMSTTNYTAVVTMRIRSDVEIPKGTTVELRTATPLGDVFVALKPPRPADPNAPLLRDGDTFGLESTTAAATVEAVLSSAAIIVNGGAVRNLTGTVNGLGRATGPNGAAFGDLIGKSNRLLGTLNARSSQLDSALRDTAELAAELDTRHQTIAELLTAAAPATDALSVNATHIADLADQVGAVTKQLSKFPSIAGTDTSGRSVIADFNTLSRSFNDIAVSPDTSLAALNRLMPPIVKIMAGSAFATRVSIDKIALGSIPDIGYKGDPGLHGPKRYDWAKLVGSFKYTLWRLQERVVGQGPDVPTVPLRPSPTEPGVIEPVPGAVAVTQEPPR, encoded by the coding sequence ATGATCGGGTTACGAAGATTGGCGGGGCCCGTCGTGGCAGTCGCTGTACTGCTGACGAGCGGATGCAGCACCAACGGTCTTGCCAGCCTGCCACTTCCGGCGCCAGGCATGTCGGGTGGCTCCTACGGTTTGAAGGCGATCTTCACCAATATCTTGAACCTGCCGTCGCGCGCCAAGGTGAAGCTGGGCGGTGCCGACATCGGTGAGGTCGACTCGATGAGCACCACCAACTACACAGCAGTGGTCACGATGCGAATCCGTTCGGACGTGGAGATTCCCAAGGGAACCACGGTGGAGTTACGCACCGCGACGCCGCTGGGCGACGTGTTCGTCGCGCTGAAGCCGCCGCGACCCGCCGACCCCAATGCTCCGCTGTTGCGTGACGGAGACACCTTTGGTCTCGAATCGACCACGGCCGCGGCAACAGTGGAGGCGGTGCTGAGTTCTGCGGCGATCATCGTCAACGGCGGTGCGGTGCGCAATCTCACCGGAACCGTCAACGGACTCGGTCGTGCCACCGGTCCCAACGGCGCCGCGTTCGGAGATTTGATCGGCAAGTCGAATCGGCTCCTCGGCACACTCAATGCTCGTTCTAGCCAACTAGATTCCGCTCTGCGGGATACCGCTGAGCTTGCCGCCGAGCTGGACACCCGGCATCAGACCATCGCTGAGCTGTTGACGGCGGCGGCGCCTGCCACGGATGCGTTGTCGGTGAACGCGACGCACATCGCCGATCTGGCCGATCAGGTCGGCGCGGTGACCAAGCAGCTCTCCAAGTTCCCGTCCATTGCAGGCACCGACACGAGCGGCCGGAGTGTCATTGCGGATTTCAATACCCTGTCGCGTTCGTTCAACGACATCGCGGTCAGTCCCGACACCAGCCTTGCCGCGCTCAACAGGCTCATGCCACCGATCGTCAAGATCATGGCGGGCTCGGCCTTCGCCACCCGGGTATCGATAGACAAGATCGCGCTGGGGTCCATTCCGGACATCGGTTACAAGGGTGACCCCGGGTTGCACGGGCCGAAACGTTATGACTGGGCCAAACTCGTCGGCTCCTTCAAATACACCCTGTGGCGCCTCCAGGAGCGCGTGGTGGGGCAGGGGCCGGACGTCCCGACGGTTCCCTTACGCCCCAGTCCCACCGAGCCCGGTGTCATCGAGCCCGTACCGGGCGCCGTTGCCGTGACGCAGGAGCCGCCACGATGA
- a CDS encoding MCE family protein: MSTPISTRTQRLIWVAGALAVVVAVVVAAVGWTYLRERSNRLTITAQFESVSGLYPDNKVSVLGMPIGKVTKITSRGTYMEVEFTVDSKVKVPADAKAVTVSTSILTDRHIELTPVYRGGPTLKNGDVIGLDRTKTPVEFDRVLAMVDRLSKAMKGDGKGAGPLADVVNNSANALSGNGELMRASLDELSKALRLSADGGAMTRDQLTKIITRLSSLFEAAARNDQNIREFSSTVRQLSQVLDDEQLGSGNTGKQLNNILLQAGSLLEQNRDAIKQSVGNSNQIAQAVYDNRRELSEGFDLLPLMADNVYNVVDPVNNVVRAHVPVDRLLFDTQAAKEICNLLGLRQLGCSTGTLQDYGPDFGLTYVLDGLAAMGQK; this comes from the coding sequence ATGAGCACACCGATAAGCACACGGACACAGCGGCTCATCTGGGTCGCGGGGGCGCTGGCGGTAGTGGTCGCGGTGGTGGTGGCTGCGGTGGGATGGACCTACCTGCGCGAGCGGAGCAATCGCCTCACCATCACGGCGCAATTCGAATCGGTCTCGGGCCTGTACCCCGACAACAAGGTGTCCGTACTCGGCATGCCGATCGGCAAGGTCACGAAGATCACCTCGCGTGGCACCTATATGGAGGTCGAGTTCACGGTCGATTCGAAGGTCAAGGTTCCGGCAGATGCCAAGGCCGTCACGGTGTCCACCTCGATTCTCACCGACCGCCACATCGAACTGACACCCGTGTATCGCGGCGGGCCCACGCTCAAGAACGGGGACGTCATCGGCTTGGACCGCACCAAGACGCCCGTGGAGTTCGACAGGGTGCTGGCCATGGTCGACAGGCTCTCCAAGGCGATGAAGGGTGACGGTAAGGGCGCTGGGCCTTTGGCTGACGTCGTCAACAACAGCGCCAACGCTCTGTCCGGGAATGGCGAGTTGATGCGGGCATCTCTGGACGAGTTGTCCAAGGCGCTCCGCTTGAGTGCCGACGGCGGCGCGATGACTCGCGATCAGCTGACCAAGATCATTACCCGCCTCAGTTCCCTTTTCGAGGCTGCGGCCCGCAACGACCAGAACATCCGCGAGTTCTCGTCCACGGTCCGGCAGCTGTCGCAGGTGCTCGACGACGAGCAGTTGGGGTCGGGTAACACCGGAAAGCAGTTGAACAACATTCTGCTGCAAGCGGGTTCATTGCTCGAGCAGAACCGCGATGCCATCAAGCAGTCGGTGGGCAACTCGAACCAAATCGCCCAGGCGGTGTACGACAACCGGCGTGAGTTGTCGGAAGGATTCGACCTGCTCCCACTGATGGCGGACAACGTCTACAACGTGGTCGACCCGGTCAATAACGTGGTGCGCGCGCATGTGCCCGTGGACAGGCTTCTGTTCGACACTCAGGCGGCCAAGGAAATCTGCAACCTTTTGGGGCTGCGCCAATTGGGTTGCAGCACCGGCACCCTGCAGGACTATGGGCCTGACTTCGGATTGACCTACGTTCTCGATGGTCTTGCGGCGATGGGACAGAAATGA
- a CDS encoding glucose 1-dehydrogenase: MGRVTGKIALISGGARGMGAAHARALVDEGANVVIGDILDEAGEALAAELGPNAHYVHLDVTDKQQWVDAVAATNTTFGPVSVLINNAGIANGNLLTDFELSEWQRILDINLTGTFLGCQAVAQTMIENKAGSIINISSVEGYRGSPGLHGYTATKFAVRGLTKSVALELAPHGVRVNSVHPGLIRTDMTAGIPEDFLQIPLGRAADPAEVSALVLYLASDESSYSTAAEFLIDGGLIAGVPHKTS, translated from the coding sequence ATGGGACGCGTCACCGGGAAAATTGCTCTGATCAGTGGAGGAGCACGTGGAATGGGCGCCGCCCATGCGCGCGCTCTCGTCGACGAGGGCGCCAACGTGGTGATCGGCGACATTCTCGACGAGGCCGGTGAAGCACTGGCCGCCGAGCTCGGCCCGAACGCTCACTATGTGCACCTGGATGTCACTGACAAGCAGCAATGGGTCGACGCCGTCGCGGCCACCAATACGACGTTCGGACCGGTGAGTGTGCTCATCAACAATGCAGGTATCGCCAACGGCAACCTGCTCACCGACTTCGAGCTCTCCGAGTGGCAACGCATCCTCGATATCAACCTGACGGGCACATTCCTGGGTTGTCAGGCGGTAGCTCAGACGATGATCGAGAACAAGGCCGGGTCGATCATCAACATCTCGTCGGTCGAGGGCTACCGCGGCAGCCCCGGCCTGCACGGCTACACAGCGACGAAGTTCGCGGTGCGCGGGCTGACCAAGTCCGTCGCGCTCGAGCTGGCGCCGCACGGCGTCCGGGTGAACTCCGTCCATCCGGGACTCATCCGGACCGATATGACGGCGGGTATCCCGGAGGACTTTCTACAGATCCCGCTGGGCCGGGCCGCCGACCCCGCCGAGGTGTCGGCACTGGTTCTTTACCTGGCCAGCGACGAGTCCTCCTACTCGACGGCAGCGGAGTTTCTCATTGACGGCGGGCTCATCGCAGGAGTGCCGCACAAGACCTCGTAA
- a CDS encoding MlaD family protein, whose amino-acid sequence MIRSVANTVVDAVKMGHRNRFWLSGFALLATLVVACAYLAVGALRARAFASTYQVSIELPESGGLIPNQDVALRGMRIGRVDSVTPSPRGPVAVIHIESDVKIPVGSPVRVSGLSPAGEQYVDFAPVTTTGPYLGNGSVITRGQATVPVSLSKLLADADGALAQADTKKLEIIKKELHLSREAPRKMTDIIDGGVFLLSTLDSVLPETVSVLKKSRVTLSTLAEMNNGLAGATPGLNRSLNGVARMDGGFRTLIDRVPGPLATTDAVFADNSDTMAQLLGNLTTVAQLSYVRVPALNALFPTYRGSVIEALSNTFYDHGVWAVGDIYPRYTCDYGTPRPPVSAADYPEPFLYAGYCRDTDPAVLIRGAKNAPRPAGDDTAGPPVGADLGKRADPTPKGRFTIPTPYGGPTLPIEPPQ is encoded by the coding sequence ATGATCAGGTCAGTGGCCAACACGGTAGTGGACGCCGTGAAGATGGGGCATCGCAACCGCTTCTGGCTCTCAGGGTTCGCGCTGCTGGCCACCTTGGTGGTGGCGTGCGCTTATCTGGCGGTGGGCGCATTGCGCGCCCGGGCATTCGCATCGACCTATCAGGTATCGATCGAGCTGCCCGAGTCCGGAGGGCTGATCCCCAACCAAGATGTGGCGTTGCGCGGTATGCGGATTGGCCGAGTGGACTCGGTGACTCCCTCCCCGCGCGGACCGGTTGCGGTGATTCATATCGAATCGGATGTGAAGATTCCGGTGGGCAGTCCCGTGCGAGTATCCGGCCTCTCTCCGGCAGGCGAGCAGTATGTGGACTTCGCGCCGGTGACGACAACCGGTCCTTATCTGGGCAATGGCAGTGTGATCACGCGCGGTCAGGCGACGGTTCCGGTATCGCTTTCGAAGCTGCTTGCCGACGCCGATGGTGCTCTCGCTCAGGCGGATACAAAGAAGCTGGAGATCATCAAGAAGGAACTCCACCTCTCACGCGAGGCGCCCCGCAAGATGACGGACATCATCGACGGCGGCGTATTCCTCTTGTCCACATTGGATTCCGTACTTCCTGAGACAGTCAGCGTCCTCAAGAAGAGCCGAGTGACGTTGTCCACGCTCGCGGAGATGAACAACGGTCTGGCCGGCGCCACTCCGGGTTTGAATCGGTCGTTGAACGGGGTGGCCCGGATGGACGGCGGTTTCCGCACGCTGATCGACAGGGTTCCCGGGCCACTGGCCACCACCGATGCTGTTTTCGCCGACAACTCAGACACCATGGCGCAGCTGCTGGGGAACCTCACGACGGTGGCACAGCTTTCGTACGTGCGCGTCCCGGCGCTCAATGCGCTGTTCCCCACATATCGCGGATCGGTGATCGAGGCGCTCAGTAACACCTTCTACGATCACGGAGTTTGGGCCGTCGGGGACATCTATCCCCGCTACACCTGCGACTACGGGACTCCTCGCCCGCCGGTATCGGCCGCCGACTATCCGGAGCCGTTCCTGTACGCGGGCTATTGCCGCGATACCGATCCTGCGGTTCTGATCCGTGGCGCCAAGAACGCTCCGCGGCCGGCCGGCGATGATACCGCCGGGCCGCCGGTGGGTGCCGACCTCGGCAAGCGGGCGGATCCAACTCCTAAGGGCCGCTTCACCATTCCCACGCCGTATGGAGGGCCGACGCTCCCCATCGAACCGCCGCAGTAA
- a CDS encoding MlaD family protein, whose translation MDKPSVWQRISRRPVETYNKTWLGAIALAVIGSLVGAMLLVKAIGIGYTHYTAEFLQAASLQPGANVSYAGVPVGNVTSVELVDDRIEVGMRVRNDITLRKDAKASIKITTILGNQYVELRNGGDGKLANRRIDLAHTDVPYDLQATLQDATSTFEQVDADKIAESMAILGKQLEGLPAVLPKAMENIQTLSSVISHRRDQLGTLLASTEMVTGTLYRQQGDIGKLIVQGRDLLGEFVSRRASFHSMMQAVTELVNVLSKIVVKDRRAVDALIADVRTFSNLVGGHDDLFRSLLQVTAVAARNVTNLTGYGNALELNAPGGLAVDSWMCAISGRAKQFNMIEYFKDCQ comes from the coding sequence ATGGATAAACCCAGTGTATGGCAGCGTATTTCGCGACGCCCCGTCGAGACGTACAACAAGACGTGGTTGGGCGCTATCGCGCTCGCGGTGATCGGCTCCCTGGTGGGGGCGATGCTGCTGGTGAAGGCGATCGGTATCGGCTACACCCACTACACCGCGGAGTTCTTGCAAGCGGCGTCGCTGCAACCGGGTGCCAATGTGTCGTACGCGGGGGTGCCGGTGGGCAACGTCACCAGCGTCGAACTGGTCGACGACCGCATCGAGGTCGGCATGCGGGTGCGCAACGACATCACGTTGCGCAAGGATGCCAAGGCGTCAATCAAGATCACTACGATTCTGGGAAATCAGTACGTAGAACTGCGCAACGGCGGCGACGGGAAGTTGGCCAACCGTCGTATTGATCTGGCACACACCGACGTTCCGTACGATCTACAGGCCACCTTGCAGGACGCAACCTCTACCTTCGAGCAGGTCGACGCGGACAAGATCGCGGAATCGATGGCAATACTCGGTAAGCAGCTCGAGGGCTTGCCTGCGGTGCTGCCCAAGGCGATGGAGAACATTCAGACGCTGTCGTCGGTGATATCGCATCGCCGCGACCAGCTCGGAACACTGTTGGCAAGCACCGAGATGGTGACGGGCACGCTGTATCGGCAGCAGGGCGATATCGGGAAACTGATCGTGCAGGGCCGTGATCTGCTCGGTGAATTCGTATCGCGGCGAGCGAGTTTCCACTCCATGATGCAGGCGGTGACCGAGCTGGTAAACGTCCTGAGCAAGATCGTGGTCAAGGACAGGCGCGCGGTCGACGCACTCATCGCCGATGTGAGGACATTCAGTAATTTGGTCGGCGGCCACGACGACTTGTTCCGGAGCCTTCTCCAGGTAACCGCGGTCGCAGCGCGAAATGTCACGAACCTGACGGGCTATGGCAACGCACTCGAGCTGAACGCACCCGGCGGCCTGGCCGTGGATTCGTGGATGTGCGCGATCAGCGGACGAGCCAAGCAGTTCAACATGATCGAGTACTTCAAGGACTGCCAATGA
- a CDS encoding pirin family protein has protein sequence MAIDIRRASERLATTISWLDSKHSFSFGEHYDPHNTHHGLLLVNNDDIVLPGAGFETHPHRDMEIVTWVLQGSLVHQDSEGNAGVIYPGLAQRMSAGTGILHSEKNDSWRLSGERHNDPVRFVQMWVTPDDSGIDPGYQQLEIDAELLTGGLVTVASGMRRHRDQTAITIAQKNAALHAARIRAGNGIELPAAPFVHLYVARGAVALEGAGELAEGDAVRLTDAGGARITATIDAEILVWEMHTRLGG, from the coding sequence ATGGCCATCGACATCCGGCGCGCGAGTGAGCGGCTCGCGACCACGATCTCATGGCTGGATTCCAAGCACTCGTTTTCCTTCGGCGAGCACTACGACCCGCACAACACCCATCACGGGCTGCTCTTGGTCAACAACGACGACATCGTGCTGCCGGGCGCAGGCTTCGAGACACATCCCCATCGCGATATGGAGATCGTCACCTGGGTGCTTCAGGGATCACTGGTCCATCAGGATTCCGAGGGTAACGCCGGGGTGATCTACCCCGGTCTGGCACAACGAATGTCGGCGGGCACCGGCATCCTGCACTCGGAGAAGAACGACTCCTGGCGGTTGTCCGGGGAGCGTCACAATGATCCGGTGCGATTCGTCCAGATGTGGGTGACTCCCGATGACTCGGGGATTGATCCCGGTTACCAACAACTGGAGATCGACGCAGAGCTGCTCACCGGCGGGCTGGTGACTGTGGCCTCCGGCATGCGGCGACACCGGGATCAGACGGCTATCACCATCGCTCAGAAGAACGCGGCGCTGCACGCGGCCCGCATCCGCGCCGGGAATGGCATCGAGCTTCCAGCAGCGCCCTTCGTGCATCTCTACGTCGCCCGCGGCGCAGTGGCTCTCGAGGGCGCGGGCGAGCTGGCAGAGGGAGATGCCGTGCGGCTCACCGACGCCGGAGGTGCCCGGATCACCGCCACCATCGACGCGGAAATCCTCGTCTGGGAGATGCACACACGCCTGGGCGGCTAG
- a CDS encoding NDMA-dependent alcohol dehydrogenase — MKTKGALIRELNKPIVVDEITLGDPAEGEVQVQLHAAGMCHSDYHVLTGATPMELPVLPGHEGAGVVTKVGKGVTSVQEGDHVIFAFIPACGKCPPCMRGYRSLCDRGAILLGGKAIADGTNRIHAGDTPVSAMNLLGTFSPYAVVHEDSVVKIDDSVPFESAALLGCAVPTGFGSATNIAEVKAGEDVIIIGVGGIGMSALQGAVVSGARYVIAIDPVPWKREQALKFGATHVYASMAEAIMPVMDLTWGIMAQKTIITVGEMKGEYIEEAMILTAKTGTCVVTGMGAMVDVDVKFNLFLFTMLQKTLKGNIFGGGTTHTETPRLVGLYKQGLLKIDEMVTSTYSLEQINDGYQDMLDGKNIRGVIKYTEADW, encoded by the coding sequence ATGAAGACAAAAGGCGCGCTGATTCGCGAGCTCAACAAGCCGATCGTCGTCGACGAAATCACGCTCGGCGATCCCGCTGAAGGCGAAGTTCAGGTCCAGTTGCACGCCGCCGGCATGTGCCACTCCGATTACCACGTGCTGACCGGCGCCACCCCGATGGAACTGCCGGTGCTGCCCGGACACGAGGGCGCGGGCGTCGTCACCAAGGTGGGCAAGGGCGTTACCTCCGTCCAGGAGGGTGACCACGTCATCTTCGCCTTCATCCCGGCCTGCGGTAAGTGTCCACCATGTATGCGCGGCTACCGATCGCTGTGTGATCGGGGCGCAATCCTGCTGGGCGGCAAGGCTATTGCCGACGGCACCAATCGCATCCACGCCGGCGACACCCCCGTCTCCGCGATGAACCTGCTCGGCACCTTCTCGCCGTACGCCGTGGTCCACGAGGATTCCGTCGTCAAGATCGACGACAGCGTGCCCTTCGAATCGGCCGCACTGCTCGGCTGCGCCGTGCCCACCGGATTCGGCTCTGCCACCAACATCGCCGAGGTCAAGGCCGGTGAGGACGTCATCATCATCGGTGTCGGCGGAATCGGCATGAGCGCCCTGCAGGGCGCCGTCGTCTCCGGAGCCCGTTACGTCATCGCGATCGACCCGGTGCCGTGGAAGCGCGAGCAGGCCCTCAAGTTCGGCGCTACCCACGTCTACGCCTCGATGGCCGAGGCCATCATGCCCGTTATGGACCTGACCTGGGGCATCATGGCGCAGAAGACCATCATCACGGTCGGTGAGATGAAGGGCGAATACATCGAAGAGGCCATGATCCTCACCGCCAAAACCGGCACCTGCGTGGTTACCGGCATGGGCGCCATGGTCGACGTGGACGTCAAGTTCAACCTGTTCCTGTTCACCATGTTGCAGAAGACCCTGAAGGGCAACATCTTTGGTGGTGGCACCACGCACACCGAGACTCCGCGTCTGGTCGGCCTGTACAAGCAGGGCCTGCTGAAGATCGACGAGATGGTCACCAGCACCTACAGCCTGGAGCAGATCAACGACGGCTACCAGGACATGCTCGACGGCAAGAACATCCGCGGCGTCATCAAGTACACCGAAGCCGACTGGTAA